ACAACACCTCAAAGACGTACAACACTCCCTACGTCGGGCCCACATCGAGGGGTTTGATTTTGAGGCCCGTATATCGGCCCATGAGATAAACGATAAGAAGGTTAAGAAGAAGGTGGTGCAATGCCTTAGAGCTACGAAAGTAATGAAGAGTAAATATTTTACGTCCGACCTTTCACTTGTAGATCCAAGTCTAATAGTAGTTGTGCATGTTTTAAGGGAACTAAGAGGAGCAACTATATCTATTTTGGAGTCTTTATTATCTATTGTTATATTACCATATAGTATTAGAAATGTTGCTCATAGAATCACCCAAAGTTCTTCATTTGCATCGAAATTAAGGCGAATAAATTGCCAAAAGTTGTTGGAAAGATGCGATACATTGGATGTTGAAGTGGAAAATAAGAGATTAGAAGAAGTATCAAGTTCCATGGAAGATCTTGAGGTGGAGTTAGAGTCTATTATTAGACGTTTGATGAGAACTAGAGTTTTACTACTTAATTTGCTTACTAATTAAGCTGGATGCCATTCTGATAGCCTCCATTATTTCCTTCCCTAatcgacaaaaaaaaaaaataaataaataaaaatatagcaatCTAGCAACTTCTTAGTGTATTACATGGGATTCTAAATCCACGTAGAACTATTTattgatatatattacatatGTATTTGCTAACACTTGAGAATCCAAGATTTTAACTATGGTGATACCAAGGTTGATTATTTTGTACTAGTAATAAGTTTTTTTTGCTAGCCtcttattttatgttttataactAATATGTTACAATTAACAATAACTTAACTAGTTATCTAAAAACATCCTTACACATCTAAatcttttccaaaaaaaataattatatactcGTTTTGTTCCTTAAATTTCTCAATaaatattcataataattaagaaaaacaaaatttttgagATGGTGGATGTATTTGTTTATTGAATAACAAATTTGATGTATAAAACATTGTGACTataatgattaaaaaatattaaaataaagttaatggaaaaatATGAAGACCACAACTATTTAAAAGCTGTTACAATAAAGTTAGTGGTTAGAGAACataaaaatgtgaaaaagaAGTTACTGCAAAATATGTAGCTAccataagtaatattaaaatattaaaacgagaacaaaaaagttaattatgttcaaaatttgtgatataaatagaaagattcttaatggaaacaataaagaaaatatttcaaaataaaaaatgagaatgattttaagGAACATAGAGAGTCATAGATACAAactctatatatataaagaagGCTAAAACTAATGAAGCTGGGTTGTTGGTGGACAAGAATTTTTAGACACCTACTTCTTGTTAGCTTCTGATAAACATCTCTCTGAAGGAATTAATGTTCTTGATCAAATAGGATAAAATTATAGAGGTTTGTAGACCAAGAAATCCATCAAATGGTTTGTAGATTTCTTGATGGGTTTCATGTTGAATTAAAGTTCtcaaataatgattttaaatcacGAAGAACTTACTAGCTATAAAAGTGCTTGGTGAGTCAAGACTCTGAAAATGGCTTAGAGCCATAATGCATGAAATAATGACTTTAGTGAGAGTAGTATTACTTTCTTGATCATTTATTGATTATAGCCTGTTATTACGACCAACGtagaaaattcaaaatgagAATTCCTCCCATGAATCCTAGTTTATCGCTTGGCCATAACATCCATTATATTTTCCATGATTTTTACATGGCCGGATATTTCGTATATTTTGAGTATATGTAACATATTCAAATCAAATACACGTGATGCACACTGGAATGCATCAAGAACATCCTAAAGTACTTAAGAGAATAACGATTATTTCTTAGTGCATGGAATGAAAAGTAAAGTAGTACTCGAGACTGTTTGGATAAAGAAATTCTTTTCTAAACTAAAAGTAGTGTCAAGTGTTAGAAATGGTATTTTCTAGCTTAAACACCCAAATGCATGCTCAAAGTTACATCTCTTGATGAGATTGCCGAATGAAAGATGTGAAGATTTGTAACAATAGTgttgattcatcaaacaatatCGATTTCTCAACTTAAGCATGTGAGTCATACTAGGgtttaaaattcatacataTAAGAAAGTGGTTTTGACTATGAAGTGTTCTTCAATTAGTGACATGTCTCTAGACACTTgaatatatttgtttaaatttatcattataGTGTAAGTTTTAGTTAACTTTGGTTTGGCGTAAAATAAAATGTCCAAAGTATTTTATAACAATTAATAGGATTGTCAAATATGTGATTTGGTGAATGAAACCCTATTAACTGAACGAAGttatttaaaatacattttttcGGAAGCCCGAATCATTAAGGTGAACATAAATGACTTATTTATGGACTAGTTTGTAAGTTGATTAATAGCACAGTTTTATAAGCTATAGGTGCATAAAGATGTCTAGTCATTTACATGGATATGTAATAGTGATACATATTAGACATAccttcttgattttttttataaattgtttaAAGAATTTCATTGTTATATTTAGTGGATTTCTTTGACATAAGTATGTCACTATTCTCTGaggtttttaaattattttatttttaatatttaaataacttaataattaatttattaattagttaattaaagataaaaatgaatttaaaatatgttaattttacaaatcaaaataatttcaaaataatatatataaaaacagTGAAACCAAACGCTTCGTACACATCAAATTAGTGGGTCTCATCACACTATAAAAAAACATGGCGCATATAGACAGAAAAACAGTGACCTTTTACACGCTAAAAAGCGTCTAAAAACCCAATAGTTACAAATCTTCGATGCTTGATTTTACACTTATTTTTTGTctgagtaaatttttttttcgacACTTAAAAGTGTCTAATTTAGGTGCGtattttttaggcacttttaaGCGTTGAAAACATTTTAGGTGTTTTTATGTGTCTCTAACATTTTAGACGCGTTTATGCGTTAAAAACATTTTGGTCACTTTTAAGCGTCGAAAACATTtgttttttatgaataaaataaaatatcatattatGGTTTTTCAAGTAAAGCTCATAACAATACTTTTAACACTCAAGTTTCACACCAATACTTAACAACAAATATCTTTCAATACCAAATATTATATCATAACTTTGtccaaaataatataatacatcGTCAAAACAATTTACATAGAAGATCAAAAATCCATATGGATAGCTTAAAATGACAAAGATTATGTCCTCACTTAACTACAACATCATCAAGTACATGATATTCTAAAAGAGATTGTTCATAAAAATATTCCAACAACATAAAAGTATAATAATCTTAAGCTTCATTGTTTCATTTCTTCAGAATACTTGATTAAACGAGGCTAATAAAGCGATCTATGGACAACTCTTTTCTGATAACATTTTTATTCGAATTAGTAGACGGTACTGCATCTATCAGTTAATACGCAATTCAAGCCTGCATTGCATAAGATATAGAAAGATATTTTGAACATTTTCTAAGCAAGTTTTTAAGAGCAAGGAGGTCTAAACtgatttgaaaatgataattttatttacatTCCCAAAGTAATGTTAGTACTACAGTGCAACTAGCTCATTCATGTTTGTTTAGCCAATATTTAAGTTATAAGTAAGAAAGAGACTAGAGAAAGGGGCACAAGAGCAAACTCAGAATACAAAAGAGGTCACAACAATGTACATATTTTTGAACTGACAGGTTAACTCCCaccaagataaaaaaaaaaaaaaaaaagttggaaCTAAATAGTAGGTGAAATAGCACATACACATTACATAGAACAAATTCTTGCTTGATTGTAAATTAGaaagtttaaaattattacTTAAACATCAAAGTTAACATGGAAAATATGTATCTAAGAAATTGTCAGCTATAGGAAAATATGTTTTCTTTTCTGAAGGGTGTGTCTCCCTGATATCACTTTCATTTGAATTCAATTTAGCCACAGTAACAGAATAACAATGTATATATGGAGTAAGAAATCAATGCTCGAAGTAAGAATAACAACTCTGAGGAAAACAAAAACTTTAGGGAGCTTGTTTCAAGTAAACTATCAGTTGTAAAAAAGTATCAGATGACTGTAGAATGACTATAGAACATGAAACAATGACAACAATTTTTATCCTAAACACTTCCTCCAAACccctaaataataaaaaaagccCTTAACCCCATAAAGAATCCACTAATTAGACATAAACCCCTATAAATACGCAGAAGGACATCATACTATAAATTACCATGGTCTTTATTTGACCACTCATCAATGACAGACTGACTGACAACACCTCATGGACTACACACAAACCAACCGTATTGAACACATGCACGATGTCATATGAACAAACCCTGCCCGAGCACAACTGAACCTTGAAAGCCCACCTAATATTAAGCTAAAGTATACAATCCCAAATGCCTTTAGTCTGTGATTTTCCATTGTGAACCAGAACCAAACGCATTTGTAACAGGCGTGATTTTAAGCACCTTAATTTCTGTTTAAAACTAAGTTTAGTAattcttattttaataaaattgtttttGTTGTCTTTAAATAATTTGTAAAAGGTTGCATTTTAAACTGTTtaagtatataattaaaatttgaaataaaactaaaatagtataatataaatttaacttttaattgacaataaataaaatagtattataaatattaaagtgtTTAAAAGGTGTGGTATAACATGATATTAAATCCAAATGAGAGATTTGATCATTTGATTGCAATACttgatcaaaattatttaaGCAAAACTATATCAAGTATTTGATTGAGTTTAATTGTAAGTCTAAGCTTGAATTATGATTGGATTTTTGTGTTCTTTATTGAATTTAGATTAAGTTTTGTGTTGGTTTGATTGTGTGTGAATATTGATTCGAATTTGGGATGTTGATGTTGtccaaatgtgccaaaaatcgCAACCCGCGACAAGGTAGTTTTCAGTTTTCAGTCAATTCATGTTTTGGCCATATCTTCTTTGTTCGAGTTCAGAATGAGGCATATGAACAGTTTTTACTACCGCACAGATGTCTAGAACAATATTCGATTGGAATTTCTTCAAAAATGTTTCGTATATTCTTATTCATGTTTCCATAGATTCCCAAAGGTACAAAAATGACTTTGGTAAAATCGcttaaacttatcaaacaaGTTGTTATAGTTGTAAGAGTTGTGTAAACCTTAGTATTAAGTTGGAATTGACTTATCGACCTAAatataaattgttataattatttttatattgtatgcgttattgtaatgttgcatctatatgaaaacagtaacatgataataaaaagacttgatagtaaggaaatgtcgaaccatgcttcgacatgtaaaaaaatgtgggacgtgttttctggcacgtaaaatacgacaaacactagtggaaaaaaacgtatttgctgcttatcatttgctgtggtttttgcatatacgcagcaataaataggaaaaagaataagaaaaaaaaaattaattgctgcggttctaggccttgactgcagcaaatactcagtagaacactcaaatgctgcggttggatgtgtgcccgcagcaaataataatctcaaatgctgcggtttgtggtgtgcccgcagcaaataggccATGAAGTTTATCAACTGCTGCGGTTGTGGTCtgtaaccggagcaattaagtttactaaaatggcgccatttatattttaacgtttatattttcatgagAAACCCTTCGGTTTCCTTATACCacacgtacaaaacgaacacgCATACTGTTTTCCTTCATTCTCCTTAATTCATTCCATTCCAGACTTCAAActtctcttgttcattatcaaacttcaaactttgaaattttataaactTCGATACAGTACAGCGGTTTTtttcttctactgttcttgttcatcatcattcttcaaaaccgttcttgttcattatcaaattaaacttcaaacttagaattttcataaacttcgAACACATACAGTACATCGGTTTTCTTCCATTGttcttcaaggtattattttttaaagcttaatttaagttcttcaaccttcattatgttttagagatttagtttttttatactaaatttttttcattgtataggttatacacaatccaccaaaacccacgaaactcaaggtatctttttcattttgattttgtaaattaagtttaaatttgtcatactttatgaatgtgtatgttgttgtttttaagttttaaatttatcatatatatcatgttttgttatatttttaagtaatttcttcattttatttatcaatgtgtgtggtttttatgttttaaatttatcataaattatttctagtttgtaaattaggtttaattagggttgtttatggttaaatgaatgagttgttgatatgaatgttaattagttgtccaagtttatgaatgtgattttatttttattgtttttatatgaatattaattatggttactacaataaacatcatttggacagtttaaaaaaattgtgttattatttgggttaatagtgttaaatgaatgattattacttaattttgtggttagttagagttcgttaagtatatatgtttaaaagttgtgtattaattttgctttgaatcaattaatcacacttattAGGATGActaaagatcgttcttggatgtgtggaagcattgaatcgtcggaatttattgatggcatattagaattttgtagaattgcggttgaacatcaagttaggacggggggagttggtttttattgcccatgtgtcagttgtggcaatgtatcaaaggtagatagtgttgatatccttagggagcacatacttcgacgtgggtttaggcctcaatatcatgtttgggtttggcatggtgaggagggagtttacaaagagaaaactgttgttgaggacgtcaataatgtggccgatgtcaatgaagatgtagtagatcatgttgatgggtatacagatgaagagaatgtcgatgaggatgtggatcgtgttgatgagatgatggagggagtcgaggatgagttaggaaaacgtcctcgtgtttttgacttgttgacagaggcttctcaaaagcctttgtaccctggatgtacaaagttcaccaaactaacagcagtgttgacaattttcaacattaagtcaaagttcaattggagtgacgctagtttcacaatgttattagaagcgttaggtgagatgcttcctgagggaaatgaacttccaaagtcgacatttTATGCcaagaagattcatgcgtgtccaaatgattgtgtgttgtatcgaaatgaaaacgagaacttagaagagtttcctaggtgtgggttatcgcgctacaagcgtaaaggggctcgggatgctaaagggcccccggctaaggtattgtggtatcttccaataatacctagattcaagcgcttgttttctataagaaagatgcgttaaatttgaggtggcatgcagattgggtgaagaaaggtcacttgctcacacatccatctgattctccggagtggaagagtattgataggttgcataagatttttggggatgaggttcgtaatttaaggctcgaacTGTGTACGGAAGGAAttaacccattcggcaatcttagttctcaacatagtacttggctggtacttttagtgatctataatttgccaccttggttgtgtatgaagcgtaagtacataatgctttcgcttcttatctcaggtcctaaacaacctatcaatgacatagatgtgtatcttgcacctctcgttgatgatttgagaaagatgtgggatgaaggcgttttagtgtttgatgcatatgctaatgaggagttcaccttgcgtgcaatgcttttatgcaccgttaatgattttccggcatatgaaaacttatcggggtataagaacaaagggaagaaagcatgcccaatatgtatcgatgacattgaatccacgtggattcctaagtgcaaacatgtattcatgcaccatcgaaaattcctcccacgagaccaccaatatcgtaacaagaagaagttgttcaacagggaggttgaggactgtgtagctcgtcgaccgttgaccggttatgaggtttatgaacaggttaagagagttgagactgtatttggtaaaacggggcaagtgcaagggggtgaagaccgattatggaaaaaacaatcaatcttttggaagcttccatattggagagatctacaggttaggcattgtcttgacgtaatgcatatagagaaaaatgtgtgtgatgccatactcgggactctcatgaacattccgggtaagacaaaggatgttagggccgtgcgagattggtttgaatgtaagggtcttcgtctggagttgtgggcacatgttaaggtgattaagaaaagaaatagagctgatgaagttggtggcagtaagaagaagaggagtaatgacaaagtttatttgcctccagcttgctacacattgtccaaagcagagaagaggacattttgtgagtgtttgtatggcattatggttccgtctgggtactcatccaacatgaagagatttgtgagcctaaatggtgagctgaagttgggaagcatgaaatctcacgattgccatgtaatgatgcaagtgttcttaccaattgcaatccgtggaatattgccaaaacatgtgagatatgctattaccgagctatgttcgttcttcaacacaatttgtagtaaagttcttgatccctttaaacttgatgcacttcaactcgacgtgattgtaactttgtgtaagtttgagatgtattttccaccttctttctttgacattatggttcatcttattgtccatctcgtttgtgagatcaagcttttgggtccagtttttttaaggtggtgttatccttttgaaagacacatgggtgttttacaaaacaaggtgaggaatccagcacaacccgaggggagtatgattcaaggcactgtgagcgatgagattagtaactttatagccgagtatttggccatggcaaagcctattggacttcccacctctcgacatgaaggaagccttaagggaaaaggaacaattggctccaaatcggtcacacctcctcgagacagccttttacaagcacacttgtatgtgttgcaacatattccggaagtttatccttttttgagtgagcattttgatatattgcgcgcaaaacatccttctaaaggggatagggcattgatgcagttgcataacaagacgtttattaattggttttataatcgagtaatatgcaaagaactcaagggtgtatccgaaagtgttaagtggttagcttttggtcctcgtgatgatgtcaaaaaatatgagggttacgatgttaatgggttcacattttggactgaggtcAAGACAacaagtcatcttatctacagaatagtggggtttctattttgtcGTCATCTATATTTTAcacgagtgcgaaggatcaagcgtcggttgatgctaaattggtatactacgggcgggtacatgaaatgggagcttgactactctactttaaCTATTGGTCTTTctaaatgtaagtgggtagataataatcgacgatgcataaaaaatgacgacccttgtggattcactcttgtagacttagctcgtttgtgtgatagtgaggagccatttatacaagccacacaagccaaggaAGTactctacattgtagacccgtctgataaaaatggtctattgttgtaccggtaaaaagaagcatccttggtataggtgatgttgaggatgaggaaaaatatgaagcttttgaagactctccaccctttatcaatccaaaattagtggatcaagatgatgtagatgttggttatatgcgtgtagatcacacggaaggaatacatttgaattaagtgattcacaaggtatgaatttaaagctttttaaagtttttttggcacttggtttgttttgcatgaaactttgcacataacacaatttgtta
This Amaranthus tricolor cultivar Red isolate AtriRed21 chromosome 13, ASM2621246v1, whole genome shotgun sequence DNA region includes the following protein-coding sequences:
- the LOC130798870 gene encoding uncharacterized protein LOC130798870; its protein translation is MSSPLPNFTDLSDLHKCANNLLHSPHIQQALHHHHHETMSSIRDISEASLKMLDMCGATRESHSLIKQHLKDVQHSLRRAHIEGFDFEARISAHEINDKKVKKKVVQCLRATKVMKSKYFTSDLSLVDPSLIVVVHVLRELRGATISILESLLSIVILPYSIRNVAHRITQSSSFASKLRRINCQKLLERCDTLDVEVENKRLEEVSSSMEDLEVELESIIRRLMRTRVLLLNLLTN